The following proteins come from a genomic window of Streptomyces liliiviolaceus:
- a CDS encoding MFS transporter, with amino-acid sequence MTGSHATPSDTAKSPERGHGSGIALLVIASCQLMVVLDITIVNIALPHIQSSLGFSTENLSWVVNAYTLTFGGLLLLGGRLGDILGRRRVFVFGVLLFVLASLLGGLSQESWQLLAARSLQGVGGAIASPTALSLITTTFREGPERNRAFGVFAAVSAGGSAIGLLAGGLLVEWLDWRWVLFVNIPIGLLIALATPRYIRESERMPGHFDVLGALTSTVGMVLLVYGFIRASEEGWSDGLTVGAFVAAVVFLAAFVFVESRSRQPITPLWMFRDRNRAGVYAIMLSLAAAMFGMFFFLTLFVQNVLGFSPLRAGLAFLPVSAIIAVGAALASQLLPRWGPKPFMTVGAILSAVGLAWLTLTEVDSTYAGSILGPMLVFGFGMGLNFVSLTLMAVSGVAPQEAGAASGILNATQQVGGSLGLSVLVTVFGTASRNEAADQVRAFMAEATPAQRLRFRRTGELPSPWGDQVLTSGISHAFVIAAIFALFAALVALFVIQVRPDDLERLQGNGKP; translated from the coding sequence ATGACGGGCTCACACGCGACACCTTCCGACACTGCCAAGTCCCCGGAGCGGGGCCACGGCAGCGGAATCGCACTCCTCGTCATCGCCTCGTGCCAGCTGATGGTGGTCCTCGACATCACCATCGTGAACATCGCCCTCCCGCACATCCAGAGTTCGCTCGGCTTCTCGACCGAGAACCTCTCGTGGGTGGTGAACGCCTACACGCTGACCTTCGGCGGTCTGCTCCTGCTGGGCGGTCGGCTCGGTGACATCCTCGGCCGCCGCAGGGTCTTCGTCTTCGGCGTACTGCTCTTCGTGCTGGCCTCGCTGCTCGGCGGACTGTCCCAGGAGTCCTGGCAGTTGCTCGCGGCACGCTCCCTGCAGGGCGTCGGCGGCGCCATCGCCTCCCCGACGGCCCTCTCGCTGATCACCACCACGTTCCGCGAAGGACCCGAGCGCAACAGGGCGTTCGGAGTGTTCGCCGCGGTCTCGGCCGGCGGCAGCGCCATCGGCCTGCTCGCGGGCGGCCTGCTCGTGGAGTGGCTGGACTGGCGCTGGGTCCTGTTCGTCAACATCCCCATCGGCCTGCTGATCGCGCTCGCGACACCCCGCTACATCCGGGAGTCCGAACGGATGCCGGGCCACTTCGACGTCCTCGGCGCACTCACCTCCACCGTGGGCATGGTGCTGCTCGTCTACGGCTTCATCCGCGCCTCGGAGGAGGGCTGGAGCGACGGCCTGACCGTGGGGGCGTTCGTGGCGGCCGTGGTGTTCCTCGCCGCGTTCGTCTTCGTCGAGAGCCGGTCCAGGCAGCCCATCACGCCGCTGTGGATGTTCCGCGACCGCAACCGCGCCGGTGTCTACGCCATCATGCTGAGCCTGGCCGCGGCGATGTTCGGCATGTTCTTCTTCCTGACGCTCTTCGTGCAGAACGTCCTCGGCTTCAGCCCGCTGCGGGCCGGCCTCGCCTTCCTGCCGGTCAGCGCCATCATCGCGGTGGGCGCCGCGCTCGCCTCGCAACTGCTGCCCAGATGGGGCCCCAAGCCGTTCATGACGGTGGGCGCGATCCTGTCGGCCGTCGGCCTCGCCTGGCTCACCCTGACCGAGGTCGACAGCACCTACGCGGGCAGCATCCTGGGGCCCATGCTGGTCTTCGGCTTCGGCATGGGGCTGAACTTCGTGTCGCTGACCCTGATGGCGGTGTCGGGTGTGGCTCCGCAGGAGGCGGGGGCGGCCTCCGGAATCCTCAACGCGACCCAGCAGGTGGGCGGTTCGCTCGGCCTGTCCGTCCTGGTCACGGTCTTCGGCACGGCCAGTCGCAACGAGGCCGCCGACCAGGTCCGCGCGTTCATGGCGGAGGCGACCCCCGCCCAGCGCCTGCGGTTCCGCAGGACCGGCGAACTCCCCTCGCCCTGGGGCGACCAGGTGCTGACGTCGGGCATCTCGCACGCTTTCGTCATCGCCGCGATCTTCGCCCTCTTCGCGGCCCTGGTCGCGCTGTTCGTCATCCAGGTACGCCCCGACGACCTGGAGCGCCTCCAGGGGAACGGCAAGCCCTGA